The following coding sequences are from one Pseudonocardia sp. HH130630-07 window:
- a CDS encoding YajQ family cyclic di-GMP-binding protein produces the protein MADPSFDVVSKVDRQEVDNALNQAGKELSQRFDFRGTNTTVSWAGEEAITFESDTEERLRAGIEVFKEKLIKRDISLKAFEADEPAISGKTYRAGGKILQGIAQDKAKEISKAIRDEKLKGVQAQIQGDQLRVSGKKKDDLQAVIALLKSKDFGIALQFTNYR, from the coding sequence ATGGCCGACCCGTCGTTCGACGTCGTCAGCAAGGTGGACCGGCAGGAGGTCGACAACGCGCTGAACCAGGCCGGCAAGGAGCTCTCCCAGCGCTTCGACTTCCGCGGGACGAACACCACGGTCTCCTGGGCCGGCGAGGAGGCGATCACCTTCGAGTCCGACACCGAGGAGCGCCTGCGCGCGGGCATCGAGGTGTTCAAGGAGAAGCTGATCAAGCGGGACATCTCGCTGAAGGCGTTCGAGGCCGACGAGCCCGCGATCTCCGGCAAGACCTACCGGGCCGGCGGCAAGATCCTGCAGGGCATCGCGCAGGACAAGGCCAAGGAGATCAGCAAGGCCATCCGCGACGAGAAGCTCAAGGGCGTCCAGGCCCAGATCCAGGGCGACCAGCTGCGGGTGTCGGGCAAGAAGAAGGACGACCTGCAGGCGGTGATCGCCCTGCTCAAGTCGAAGGACTTCGGCATCGCGCTGCAGTTCACCAACTACCGGTGA
- a CDS encoding aminoglycoside phosphotransferase family protein yields the protein MTGLRPDVAHAATARWPDRARAWIDALPTELTDVCADLAVTPTGQIFRARFAHVVEATSVTGAHLVLRSSPDHDAVHQAAVLDRLACVDLAPAVHLVRQTQTSTWTAMDAVTPGTSLAEDEPNPADLEAVAIKLRTLLDQPGAPKAPSIIPWLRGRLIDPPIDNQPPHRGPAAPADRRAAIAVLDQLDNGASDRLCHADLSPPNVLRGHSRLWVIDPRGMNGEAAYDVAVLALKLSDDQFDTTRPHARSIAITSGADADRAEAWVTVVDAGTV from the coding sequence GTGACCGGACTTCGACCCGACGTCGCACACGCCGCAACGGCACGGTGGCCCGACCGCGCACGCGCGTGGATCGACGCCCTGCCCACCGAGCTGACCGACGTCTGCGCCGACCTCGCCGTGACCCCGACCGGCCAGATCTTCCGAGCCCGGTTCGCCCACGTCGTCGAGGCCACCAGCGTCACCGGCGCACACCTGGTCCTGCGATCAAGTCCCGACCACGACGCCGTCCACCAGGCCGCCGTACTCGACCGCCTCGCCTGCGTCGACCTCGCGCCCGCCGTGCACCTCGTGCGGCAGACCCAGACCAGCACGTGGACCGCGATGGACGCCGTCACCCCCGGCACCTCACTCGCCGAGGACGAACCGAACCCGGCCGACCTGGAAGCAGTGGCGATCAAGCTGCGAACGCTCCTCGACCAGCCGGGCGCACCGAAGGCGCCGAGCATCATTCCGTGGCTCCGGGGACGCCTCATCGACCCGCCGATCGACAACCAGCCGCCGCACCGCGGTCCCGCTGCTCCCGCTGACCGACGCGCCGCGATCGCGGTACTCGACCAGCTCGACAACGGGGCGTCGGACCGCCTGTGCCACGCCGACCTCTCGCCGCCCAACGTGCTGCGCGGACACTCGCGGTTGTGGGTGATCGACCCACGTGGAATGAACGGCGAAGCCGCCTACGACGTCGCCGTGCTCGCCCTGAAGCTCAGCGACGACCAGTTCGACACGACACGACCCCACGCCCGGAGCATCGCGATCACCAGCGGCGCCGACGCCGATCGAGCCGAAGCGTGGGTGACCGTGGTCGACGCCGGCACCGTCTGA
- a CDS encoding PIN-like domain-containing protein, with protein sequence MRPSDQTDLRATRRLSTDFSGYLRPEELNYRKLDAAATVVLDANVLLDLYELGRAPRNEVMEALRGLGARLWVPYQAALEFSRNRTTTVRNRQGKYKAIALSLRNAPEAAARELYKPVERLIELRAKARTTHDWLPQAHSLTKDDLTKMLAGTINAALEEIDRLQKEQDVTTEAVHTDDHLFLEVDELLAGKIGSPFPANELRSHVEEAVSFRFPNEIPPGYDDAGKPTDLLAAGDYLLWRQVIEHVRVIQKHEMAPVVLVTSERKGDWWVLKDGESTGAARPELIHELAEEASASLILLSLAEFVRLAKERPNSHISDDTVEQLREAATPDSGQLILSSLSSTELTALVGRLIRAMGFDNVAILRSDNTKHAFATAGGNGRRAVVGLLIDDTRRHSMTEFTNFLEAAKLDGHSDVIAYVALRPARFHVRKAAREANVLLMDGPRRYGALESELGIVAAPYEPIP encoded by the coding sequence ATGCGCCCATCTGACCAGACAGATTTGCGAGCGACCCGTCGCCTGTCTACTGACTTTTCGGGTTATCTCAGGCCAGAAGAGCTGAATTATCGAAAGCTCGACGCGGCCGCTACTGTTGTCCTCGATGCTAATGTACTGCTTGACCTTTACGAACTCGGTAGAGCTCCACGCAACGAGGTAATGGAAGCTCTTCGTGGTTTAGGAGCGCGTCTATGGGTCCCTTACCAAGCAGCTCTTGAGTTCAGCCGCAACCGAACTACTACAGTGCGAAATAGGCAGGGGAAGTATAAGGCGATTGCGTTATCCTTGCGAAATGCCCCAGAAGCCGCCGCGCGAGAGCTCTATAAGCCAGTCGAGAGGCTCATAGAACTTCGCGCGAAGGCGCGCACTACGCACGATTGGCTCCCACAAGCGCACTCGTTAACGAAGGACGACCTAACTAAGATGCTTGCAGGGACGATTAATGCCGCGCTCGAAGAGATCGATCGCCTCCAAAAAGAGCAGGATGTCACAACGGAGGCAGTTCATACTGATGACCATCTATTCTTGGAGGTAGACGAGCTCTTGGCCGGGAAGATCGGTTCGCCGTTCCCGGCAAACGAGCTCCGCTCGCACGTCGAAGAAGCCGTCAGTTTCCGGTTCCCGAATGAAATCCCTCCTGGTTACGACGACGCTGGCAAACCTACGGATCTGCTGGCAGCCGGGGACTATCTTCTTTGGCGACAGGTAATCGAACATGTGCGCGTCATCCAAAAGCACGAGATGGCTCCAGTTGTGCTTGTCACGAGCGAACGTAAGGGGGACTGGTGGGTCCTGAAAGATGGCGAATCGACCGGTGCCGCAAGACCCGAGTTAATTCATGAGCTTGCAGAAGAGGCCAGCGCCTCCCTCATCCTGCTATCGCTGGCAGAGTTCGTTCGCCTGGCGAAAGAGCGACCGAACTCGCATATCTCCGATGACACAGTGGAGCAACTGCGCGAGGCGGCGACCCCGGACAGCGGTCAGCTCATTCTGAGTTCGTTGAGCTCAACGGAGCTAACAGCCCTAGTCGGTAGACTTATAAGAGCAATGGGGTTTGATAACGTTGCCATACTCCGCAGCGATAATACTAAACATGCTTTCGCTACAGCGGGCGGGAACGGAAGAAGGGCTGTCGTTGGCCTACTTATCGACGATACGCGCAGACACAGCATGACAGAGTTCACGAATTTCCTCGAAGCCGCAAAGCTGGACGGGCATTCGGATGTGATCGCGTACGTCGCGCTCCGCCCGGCGCGGTTTCATGTTAGAAAGGCCGCGCGGGAGGCTAACGTACTCCTGATGGATGGGCCACGCCGTTACGGCGCACTCGAAAGTGAACTCGGAATTGTTGCCGCCCCTTATGAGCCAATTCCTTAG
- a CDS encoding GNAT family N-acetyltransferase: MGIPTPTLETGRLRLRPFTDADADAVYALQSDAHVLRYWDSPPWTDRASIARFLGRCRTMAEEGSGVRVAVERTADGAFIGWCSVNSWNPDWRSASLGYCLTEAAWGRGHATEAARVLLRWAFGTFDLNRVQAETDTRNVASARVLEKLGFVREGTLREDCIVNGDVSDSWVYGLLRREWAG, encoded by the coding sequence ATGGGTATCCCGACTCCGACGCTGGAGACCGGACGGCTCCGGTTGCGGCCGTTCACCGACGCCGACGCCGACGCCGTCTACGCGTTGCAGAGCGATGCCCACGTGCTGCGTTACTGGGACTCCCCGCCCTGGACCGACCGCGCGTCGATCGCGCGCTTCCTGGGCCGTTGCCGGACGATGGCGGAGGAGGGCAGCGGCGTGCGGGTGGCAGTCGAACGCACGGCGGACGGCGCCTTCATCGGCTGGTGCTCGGTCAACAGCTGGAATCCCGACTGGCGCAGCGCCTCCCTGGGCTACTGCCTCACCGAGGCGGCGTGGGGACGCGGCCACGCGACGGAGGCGGCGCGGGTCCTGCTCCGGTGGGCGTTCGGCACGTTCGACCTCAACCGGGTCCAGGCGGAGACCGACACCCGCAACGTGGCCTCCGCGCGGGTGCTGGAGAAGCTCGGATTCGTGCGCGAGGGGACGTTGCGGGAGGACTGCATCGTCAACGGTGATGTGTCCGACTCGTGGGTGTACGGCTTGCTGCGGCGTGAGTGGGCGGGCTGA